The genomic window GCCCACAGTAATCATGTTATATTTACCTTTTCTCTTTATAGAGATATTTCAGGAACAAGGATCCATTCCCTGCCTAGCTATGGCTTAGAAAATCTTAAGAAGCTGAGGGCCAGGTCAACTTACAACTTAAAAAAGCTTCCTAGTCTGGAAAAGCTTGTTGCCCTCATGGAGGCCAGCCTCACCTATCCCAGCCACTGCTGTGCCTTTGCAAACTGGAGACGGCAAATGTGAGTCTTCCTCTGTCTTGAGCCCTGCCTGGGCAATTCCCCAACGTAGAACTGAGTCCACAACTTCTACATATCTGTGACATGCAGAGAATCTACTTGTAGAGAGATCTCCCTGACCAAAGTCCTTAGGCACATTCTGAGTCAAAAATTCAGTTTTGTGGAGGTTGAGGGATGGTTAGGCCCTTTAATTTCCTTGAAAATGGGCTCACGGGAGAGAGTTACCCACATGATGAAACATCTAccaaatattaaatgagaaaacatgaaAAGCACCAAGCATAATGCTTGACTCATAGTTGGTGCTTAatatctcttccctctctccttcataCCAATATGAGTTTATCCTTCAAGTCTCAAAGTCTGCCCTAGCCCACTACCATCCATGTCAGCTTTGGAGGGGAGAAGCACAAATGTCATGCCAGAGATTGATGTGCATATCTGCAGCACGTCCCAACCACACTAGGCCTCTCTAATCCACCTTCAGATCTTCCCACCTCACAGGGAGGACAAATATTGAAGCAATGCTTTACTTTGGCTTTCAAGGAAGGCCAGGTTCAAGGAGGCCCTGACTTATAGAGGACAATCTAAACAGACCTAAGTCCCAGTAGGTAACTGGTTAACAAGTTGAGGTAATCAGACAGGATCTGGAGAGAATGAAGAGGGAATGGCGGTGGAGATTACACATGTTGCAGACATTTAAAGAATCCATTGGAGGTAAGAACTGAACAAATATCAGGAGTTCTCAAAGCTCTCACTCTCCCTTGAGCTCACCTATACAATCCATACCATGTAGTCGCACACAACCAAATGATGCCTTTTCACTACACTTGTGTGGTAGCCTAGAACGAATATAGCTTTCCTATGGTACTATTTCACCGTTTAATAGTCTCCTCTATTATTCCGCCTGCCCATACATATCTCTTGCTCAAGAGCAAAACAAGAAAAGCGACAAAACAGTACATAccctaaaatgttttcaaagtaaTTGGGAATCTATACTAAGACCCATTGGAAGGATGTGTAGGGAAAAAAGGCTGCTTTTCAGAATTAGCACGCATCATGGGGAAACTATCCAGAATTGGGCACTCCTCACAGATTAGCTTGAAAGCCAGGAAATTTCTTCCTAACAACCAGAATTTCTTAAGGTCCTGGCTGAAACAAAGGTTTGCCTCTTTTATATTCCAGACAAGAATAATTCTAGAGTGAGATACCAATGCACTGCCAAGTCCCTAGAACTGAATACCCCTAAGGAGAAATCTCAAAGGATGTTAAGATCACTGTAAGAGCAGCTTGCATGTGGTGTTTGGGCCAATGCCAACACACCACaggaatttattatctcactgtgttgctcagactCCTCTGGTCTCGTCACCTCCTGGTAGTATAGACATAGTCTCAGGGTTCTCCCAACCAGAAATCTCCAGGACCACCTTACGTGGTACCATGAcatgaggccttccctgatcccTGCAGACCACCCAGCCCTCATCCCCTCTGTGTCCCTGTTGTGTAGTAACCTACCATCTGGGCCTTTCAGGGTACAGCAAAGGAGACGCACACACCTTTTCCATGACATGCCACAATGGAGTAACAAAAATTGCAATGggtgttgtgttttcttttgaaatcgGTGCTTAATTTTTACATGTAACAAATTCAcacaaacaatacaaaataattatgctatTCATAAGATAATCTCAGAATTTATTCCTTATATAGTGTTATTTCATTGTACACCACAGTAGGTATAGTTTGATGATAGTTGTATGATGAAATTGTGCCTCTGGTCTTCATTGGGAAATAATGCCCAAATTGTAAATGTGAGCCCCTGTGACTGAGATTTTGGCCAGTGGTCCTCCCGGACTTTTGCCAAAGGCTGTGTAAATCACACTCCTCATTTGTCATTGAACCAGATACAGATATTTCCTTGTCATAGTTCTGTTCTCAGCTTATGTTATTtgctctcattttattctttaatatttcttgcatTTAGGCCATTTCTTCGCAACTAGATTTTGAATTGATGCACTGTGGCATATACTTCTAAATACCCACTCAAGGCCTGGGCCCCAGCAAGAACTCAATAAGTAGTCACCATCATTTGTCTTCATATTGCTGACATTTGCTGAGTACTCACTGCTAAGCACTGTAATACTTTGCACCTTTATCTAATTCTCACAAAGGTAACTTATTATTAGTCTCTTCTCAAACAGGcagaagctgagactcagagatacTACACAAACTGACCAACACTGACCAAAGTCAAATCCAAACCCTCTGGCCTGCCTGTCTCCAAAGCTCAGGCTCTGGGACACTCTGCTATGTCACCTCCTAAGCATCTGTTCATTGATTGATCAGAGTCCAAGAATGTCACTTTTTAAACTGACCCTAAGCTGAATTCTCAGCTCCTTATGATACTTGGGATTTGCCAAGGTACTGCAGGGGCAAGGCTGTATTTCCCTCAGTTTCCACTTCTGTGTCTGTTCTTATCTCAGAGGCATACATTATTTACCTTTCTCGCCACCTCATGTCATTGGGTCACTTCTGTTTCAGAAAGGGGAAGCACAACATTTGAAATATGTTGGTAGCAGTATCAATAATAGGAATATTCACAGAAGCCAACCATAAGCTCCAAGAAGTGAAAACTCTAGGTGGTTAAGTCAGATGTCAGTCGAATGGACCAAACTGCAGTCAGCAAGTACCATGTTACTTTCTGTTCCTAGAATTGAGCTGCAGCTAATTCAATGATAGGATTTATTAACAGAAGTCAGGAGTTAGACTAAAGACCACAGAATGACCTTCTTTTCCCCTCTATGCCCATTAAAGAGCTTGCCTCACATTTCTTGAAATATTGCTGACCAAACCAAAAGATTTTCTAGGCTCTGGTTCCATTCCCTTTCGATTACACACATTAATCATTTAGCCCCCTTAGTGCAACCTGTGActaatttgaaaagttttaacaGTCTCTAAAACAAAAGATGACACAttctccaacaacaacaaaagaatccCTTGGGCCAAGGGAAAATGACTTCCTGGCAACTCAATTTACTTCCCAGAGGTGTGGGAAGGGAGGCGAGGGTTCTCCCCAAAAGCCGCTTCTCACTGAGGTTGATGGGAAAGGTTCAGTCCGTGTATGTTGGAACATTTGGCAAGACACATCCTTTAACATGAAACAACGTCTTTACTTTCCCCAGCCACCTCTCTTTTTATGAGGGCTTTTGAAAGGTTTGATACTCACCTCCCCACTCTCATCTGAGATAATGTTAAGGTTTGAGAAAGATAGTCACTTAATATTGTTGTGAATTTGCcccttggggagggagggagaggtagaggtgtgtatgtgtgattttttttttccatccaaaaAGAGTCCCAGTGTAAACCATTCCCATTCTGTAAGCCTTTGCTTCAAAACCAAAGtgctaccttctgtctctatatGCAGTGTATTAGTAGAATACTCGGAGGTAGAATATTTATAagtatgctcatggattgaataTTTATCATCTGGATTTCATTCAAATCCCTCTGTAAGTGCCTCTATCCTATCAACAAGGCCTCTTGTACATTTGGGTTTAAAGGGAAAAGCAAGACAGGAAAGTGAGCCCAAGAAGAACCAGGCTTCCCAGGGGATAAGTTGCAATCTTGGAATAAATTAGGCCCTTTTGCAACTTGCATTTGTTCTTTTGAGCATGCACTAGGAAACTATGTAGTATGAGAGAGCCAGGCTTACCTTGCAGACAAACACATACCCAAGGACTACTGTGGCTCCTGGGGAGTGAGATAATAAAGAACAGGACCCTGGTAACATTTCACGCAAATTAGCTGGCCTCCTCCTAGCCTGAGTACCAAAGAGCCAGGGAACAGGGGCTGGCTGGGAACTAACTACAGATTCTGATCCTCTAGTTTATGTAGCTAGAAGCAGCAAATAACTTCTCATTTGAGTCAGACAACAGTCCAAATCTTCCAGTGACTGGAGTATAGAGTAGAGGAATAGGGGCATGTCCTACTCGGGCATATTCAGAGATGGACGaatggggatgggggaaggaaaAGGGTAGAGCTGATGCCAGGTCTGTAAATTATTTGCACTTAACAGCAAGGCTTCGCTAGTCCCAGGCGCCTTCCTCCCCACATTCAGGTTGTGGCCAGATGGTTTCCCCAGTGGGCCATCCAACCCTAGGAATATATACACAAGTTGTTATACGCATTTACAGTAAGCAGCATTAACCCTTGAGCTTAGCCACAAGGGCAGacaagatgttaaagaaaaaataatcatctcAGGAAGAAACCCCATCATTTCTACTGTGCACAAAGAGTGATGTATTTGCCATTTTGGATCCAGGctgttgattcttttcttttttgtatttttctagctCTGAGTTTCATCCAGTTTGCAACAAATCTATTTTAAGGCAAGAATTTGATGATATGACTCAGGCTAGGGGTCAGAGAGTCTCTCTGGCAGAAGACGATGAATCCAGTTATGGCAGAGGATTTGACATAATGTACAGTGAATTTGACTATGATTTATGCAATGAAGTGGTTGACGTGACCTGCTCCCCTAAGCCAGATGCATTCAACCCATGTGAAGATATCATGGGGTACAACATTCTCAGAGTCTTGATATGGTTTATCAGCATCCTGGCCATCACCGGGAACATCATAGTGCTGGTGATCCTGATTACCAGCCAATACAAACTCACAGTTCCCCGGTTCCTTATGTGCAACCTGGCCTTTGCTGACCTCTGCATTGGAATCTACCTGCTGCTCATAGCATCAGTTGATATCCACACCAAGAGCCAATACCACAACTATGCCATTGACTGGCAAACTGGAGCAGGCTGTGGTGCTGCTGGCTTTTTCACTGTCTTTGCCAGTGAGCTTTCCGTCTACACTCTGACAGCCATCACCCTCGAAAGATGGCACACCATCACCCATGCCATGCAGCTGGACTGCAAAGTGCAGCTCCGTCATGCTGCCAGCGTCATGGTGATGGGCTGGATCTTTGCTTTTGTGGCTGCCCTCTTTCCCATCTTTGGCATCAGCAGCTACATGAAGGTGAGCATCTGCCTGCCCATGGATATTGACAGCCCTTTGTCACAGCTGTATGTCATGTCCCTCCTTGTGCTCAATGTCCTGGCCTTTGTGGTCATCTGTGGCTGCTACACCCACATCTACCTCACAGTGAGGAACCCCAACATCGTATCCTCCTCCAGCGACACCAAGATTGCCAAGCGCATGGCTATGCTCATCTTCACCGACTTCCTCTGCATGGCacccatttctttctttgccaTTTCTGCCTCCCTCAAGGTGCCCCTCATCACTGTGTCCAAGGCAAAGATCCTCCTGGTCCTGTTCTACCCCATCAACTCCTGTGCCAACCCCTTCCTCTATGCCATCTTTACCAAAAACTTCCGCAGAGATTTCTTCATTCTGCTGAGCAAGTTTGGCTGCTATGAAATGCAAGCCCAAATTTATAGGACAGAAACCTCATCTACTGCCCACAACTCCCATCCAAGGAATGGCCACTGCTCTTCAGCTCCCAGAGTCACCAATGGCTCCAGTTACATACTTGTTCCTCTAAGCCATTTAGCCCAGAACTAAAAACACAATGTGAAAATGTATCTGAGTATTGAATGATAATTAACTCTCGCCTTTGAAGAGTATGCCACTGGAGAGCTGATAGAGTGCTTCTACATATTTTATCTAGTTTAATCTTCCTGGCATACCTATAAGGTAAATTGGTCAGGAACTATTAATTCCATGTGATACATTAGGAAGctgaattattaataacaataattaaaataatactatgtcatattttatgcttttgtatgttgattttgaacCCTTATAATGTTTACAGTGCTTTTATTCAGATAATCTAAACTGATCCCAACAAAATTCCATTAAATATAGGATAGGGATTATTCTTGGagctttacaaatgaggaaaccaagactcaaagaattaagtgacttgttcaaaattgctttatttgtaagaggcagagccaggattaggTGTTCTGACTTCCAGAAAATTTCCAAGAGAAGCACCacagtattcattcattcattcaacaaatattttttaagcaccCGAGTGATGGCTTTGTAATGTGTCAACTTGGATAGgctgaactacatttcccagaattctcTTTCTCATGTTTCCAGTTAGGGTGGGCCACAGGGAAGATCCCTCCAAAGGCAGAGGGAAACAGCGGCCACTTTGTAGCTCAACACACTTTGTTGCCAATGCTGATTCAGCTCATCACTGTGAAGCAGCAGGTGGGTCTACAATTGCTCCACTTTCCCCTGGATCCTCCCTCCAGGTTCTCTGACTCCTGAGCCAGGTGTATGTGTTTAGCTCCATGATGAAGGTCCCAACTTCTGCAGGATACTTTCATCACCAAGGTCAGAGGCAACAAGAACAAGAACGTAAACGGAACTCAGTTTGTGCTTGTGGAGTTCCACCTCGTGCAATTGCTTCCAGCATGCTCATGATCTTTCCATTACGAACACCTGCCCTGAAGACTTGAGGCGTCAGCATCAGATACGAAAACATCCTTATAAAGACTTTAACCAGCCCCCCAATCGTGTAAGCCAACTCcctgcaacaaatatttaccacctacgtatatttacatacatacatatatgtgactggttctgcttctctggttgaACCGTAATAGAAGATACACCTATTATATGATATGTGTATGGATTATAATGTTAAGAACACAGCAGCTTTGCTGTCAGCACtgagttctcaaaaaaaaaaaaaaaaaaaacccacacacacaaaaaaaacacaaggtcttgctctgtcacccaggctgaagtgcagtggcacaatcatagctcactgcagccttgaacccctgggctccagtgatcctcctgcctcagcctgctgagtagctaggcctacaggtacacgccaccatgcccagctgactctttaaaaattcttttcgtAGAGGCAGAATCTCACCATGTCGCccacactggtcttgaactcctggcctcaagcaatcgcccccacctcagcctcccaaagtgctgggattataggcattagccaccacGCCCATCCAGTATTGAGATTTTATTTGTACTCCATGATAAACCAGGACTCAGCCTCTCTAGGCTCAACTTCTTCTGTAAACTAGAGTTGGTTATATACATAACTAACTTTTGAACTTATTATAAGGAATAGATAAGAAAGTGGTTGTAAAGTGCCTAGTGTTGTAACTGGTTGGGTAAATGTTAGTTTATTTCTCTCCCCCCAGGCCAGTGCTTGGACTAGTGCCCTCTCCTGACTCTCAGTCTAGACCTCATTCCATTGCAGCATATTGCTCTTGATAAATAATCACACTACCCACCTCTATTTTCATAAATGACCCCATCTGGATAATCTGGGTGGTAAGTATCACCCATAAATTCCACCAAGCTCTGTGCCTTGGCCAAGCTCTCCTCTCAGAGTCTCAGTGTTGAAGCCGATCCTTCCTCCTCTTGCACTTTGGCAAACATTTCAAAAGTTGATCCCAAAATGCATTAACGAGGAAGTCCTTATAGAGCcagaagaaaaagcaatcatTCCTGCCCATCTGACCTGGCAGCATCTCAATATATTGTGAGCATGAAGTGAAAAGTAATTATCCTTATAAGTAGTCTACAGCTTCGCTGtttagtagccactagccacatgtggctattgagcactcaGTGTAGCTAGcttgaattgagatgtgctatacATAAAATACATGGTGGATTTCAAATACTTAGCACaagcaaaacaatttaaaatagctCAATAATTCTTTCATTGATTACATATTCAGAACAATACTATTTTGAACATATGGgacaaatataatacatttaaaaattagtttcacctattcctttacttttttttaatgtggctgttAGAAAATTTAAGATTACCTATATGGCTTGTatttgtggcttgcattatatttctgttggagaGCACTGAtctacagctatacaaaaataaagcttTCTCTGGTGGCATTTTCCTTACCAGCCCCCATGCACCTGTTTGCTGCACTATTGGGCTGTCCCAGCTCCATCTGCAGtcatttatctttcttatttgtgGCCAGAGGCAATGTATCTCTGAATTTAGATTCCAAAGCAAGTAGcagctaaattaaaaatatgatagagTATTAATTATCTCACAACATGGCTTCTGATGACACACTGCTTTAAGAAATTGTGGCTCTGAGAGGCAAGAGTATGTTCAGAGACAAATACACACCAAGACATGCTCAGAAGGTATTCCTTCTATCACTCTGTCATTACATCCTGGGAAGAGATGAGACTTTTCTCAAATAAGCAAGCAGATTTATGGGCCACTAAATTCAGTGCTCCTAAACCCTCTAGACAAGGGAAGGAAACATTTCCTACACTTCCTATATTGGAATAAAAGCAATTGAAATCTAGTATATCAATCACTCTTCTCCCTAAATAGTGATTTTACAGGTAACACATCTGAAGTTGTGCCTCCTGCAGTGGAGGTTCAGTCCAAGTGGTGACCCAAATggaaaacacatacatacacactcaaaAGAGGTTTCAAAATAATACAagtttttttccctgtttttttttaagctttcattTCAAGTCTTAAAAACCATGAAGAGGACTAATAGCACCCAGAGATTTCTTAAAGTGCCCACATCTCCAGGGGTgcaattcaaaatattaacaactgACACAGCCCAGGTACTGATCTCCCAGAATGGATGCTGGCTGTGAACACTTCATTTGGCTATCCTGGTATAAACTGGGTGAATTCCAGCCCTGCATGGTTCCCTCCTAACCCTCACCTCACCCAAGAGCTGCTTCCCTTATCTCTTTCCTCAAATATTCACGCATCATAAACTCCTTCAGCCCCATCCTGGCTAGCCTCTCATATTGCTTTCTTCCCTCCCCGCTTTCCTCCAAAGATGGCAAGGTAGGATCCTCCTTGAAGGGGTCAGAGCAAAGAGACTGAATGGGTAAATCCAGAGCTTTTAAGGGGTAGAGTGAAGAGATGAACTGAAACAACACACTGATAAACAATTTTTGTCTTGCCATATACAGAAGCAGTAATTTTGGTGAAAGGGATTGGGTGGGGCACTGGAAAGTATCATTTCACCTGCAGGGCTCCATGTGCTAAACATGGGAACCCTTCAGACCTTATTTCTGGGAGGGataaatggagggagggagagagtaagagagaaagGCTCCTCTTTACTCCTATCACCAAGATGCTGCAACTCTCACCATACCTGGCACTATGCCTTATTTAGGCCAGCATCACCTGGCATTTATTAGGAAATCAGGAAAAGATCACTGAAATTGATGGCCAACCTTTGGGTTcataaagtgttttattttattagaaaaagcacaagcaaagaagaaacaaactttTGGCTACTGCATAGCAAGGGACATCGGAGAAAGAAGACATATATaggatgttttgtttgtttaaaataaaattgattccattataggaacaaaataaaagtcaGGACAAAATAAAGCTCAACCATAAGGTTGTGCTTGCTGGTTCTCATCAAAATGCTTTCATCTGCAAGAAGCAGAAACTCTAAAAATGGAATAAACAATAAGGCCAGTTACATAAGACACTCAGGCTTTGACTGGCAGCTTGATGATCTCAAGAACCCAGGACCTTTCCATCTTTTTGCTCTGCCATCCTTGGAGTATTCAACCACATCATAGCTAGGTTGCTACATGGTTCCAGATGCCACATGCAGGCAAAGACAAAATCCAGAAACAAACAAGAGAGGTTTCTCCCCTTCATGCATCTCTCACTTCAAAGGGAAGACAATTTCTCCCCAAAGACCCTAAGAAAGCATTCCTTCCTACTCATTATCCAAGATTGCTGTCCTGGCTGCAAAAGAGGTAGCAAAATGAGCCTCTACTATTTTCAACCTCTATAGTGGAAGACAGGCTCTGCCAGTCAGTAAAGTGGAAGAAGGTGCTAGAATAGGGGGAGTGATTGGGTAGGCAACCTTATCCTCCAACCTGAGTCAACCCAATTCCTCTCCCATGGGATGAAGCCAATGGGGTTTGAGGTACATGTGGCACCTTCACACCTCACATTCATGCCATCACTCCCTCCACCTGTAACCTGCAGTGCAGCTCCTCCACCCCATGTTGGTCTGTTCCATCCCTCcctgaaaaaaaacccaaaggctACTCAGATCTGAAGGCAACCACTAGAGTCAGACATTGGCCAAGAAATCCCCGTTCGAGGAAAGGtgtggaaaaagacaaggaaaaagagaaggagaaagaaaagacacaagAGAAGtagtaacaaataaaaaatggagtAGGATAGCAAGGAGGAGAcatgaggagaaaagagagaaggtcAAGACAAACCAAAGAAAGAGGCAATGTGGAAGAAAGCCAGTCCATTACTGTGCCCCTTTGGGCTGGTACCCGCTCATCTTTGtcttaagaaaactttttaaatttgttacaaAGACTTCAACTCAAAACACTGAATGAGCTCAGTCTTAGGTCCTAGTAGAAAGGCCCGATGGTCCTATGATGTTCTAGGTTTCCAACGGCTCCCCATACCAAGATCTGGGGAACCCCAGATCTAGTTCAAAGAATGagtaatggaaaatatttctgaagatcTCAAAGCCTCCTCAGCTCAGACATCAGACAATGTAAAGACAGCTGGATCCATTTCATGACCCAAGGTCTTCGTCATATTTCTCCAACAGCATCGCCCACAGCCCCTGAGCATTCTGATCTGGGATAGATGAGCTTTGAAAATGCACTGAATCCCAAAGTTTGTAAGAGCAAATCTATTCCTTATGCTCTTGCTCCCTTTTCTTCTACTTATAACAGGATTTCTTGAATCCTGAGACACTccttataaacacatacacaaggagaatataaaaaaatcatcttattttgaGTGATATTCTCCACATGATCAAATGCAAAGAATATTTTTGGCTCTGCATTTAGAGAACTTTCAGGCAATTTTCCCCCATGTGTCATTAGCTAGGGTAACTCACACTGCCAGGTATTAGCGAGTTGCATAAAGATGTAGTTGGGTCGGGGAAAGTTTTAAGTTGTTGTTTCACAAGTAGCAAAAGCTGTACCATAGGGTTCCTGCCTCTGAAGTATGAATCTAACAGCTTTTTGTTCCTATTATATTATGGAAATCAGGCAGCCAGTGGAGGGTGAAGGTGAAGGATACCCAGGGTACCTCTTGAGACTTGGCCACCCAAATAACTTCCTGCTTCCTGCAATTGACCAAGTTAGAAGGCATTGTGGCCCAGGAGTTGAAAGAGTTATTCCCATCTGTCCTTGCAAGTCAGGTTGGAGGATGAGCCTAGAAGTATGAGAACTGTGCCCAGTACCATCCACTACCTGGGACAGTCTGGCTTAACTCTCCATTGCACAGATTCAAGGAATTTCAAAACTGAAGGAAACCAGTGTTTTATTTATCCAAGGCCCTCATTCAAAGATGAGTAaatgagggaagagaagaaatgactttcccaaggtaATATGACTAAACAGTGATCAAGCAAGGACTGGAATTCAATTATGACTTGCAGCCAGAGCTCTTCTTTATAATTCCCTCCTTGAATCAAGGGGCTTAGCTGCACACACATGTGCGTACACAGACACGTGCATGGacagacacacatacaccctACACTTAAACAGAGCCAGCCTCCCTGAATTGAGGACTCAGCCTAAAAAAAAACACCTATTCTGGGTAATTAAATATCAggggtggtttgttttttaagactttaAAAGAGCTGTGAGAATTCACATTCTTATCCTTCAGTTTATGTTAATTTCTAATCTCTGTTCTCTCAAAATGTTCCACTGGGAGAGAAAAAGTTGGGCGCACCGACTCCTGGTGACCACCATAGGAGGCGCAGAGCCCCTGGCCTTTATCTCCACCCTTGGATGCTTCCCTAAGTCTCCTTGACACAATTGCAAATGCTCTACCTCCAAAATAGATTTAGGTCAACCCTTCTGCACAGAAAGAAAAGGGACTGCCTCTGCCTATGAAGTGATGGGAACCCTTCATAGACCACCCCCACAGACACCCTGAACAACTCTCCTCCCCATCTGTTCCCT from Eulemur rufifrons isolate Redbay chromosome 19, OSU_ERuf_1, whole genome shotgun sequence includes these protein-coding regions:
- the FSHR gene encoding follicle-stimulating hormone receptor isoform X1, translating into MDLLLVSLLAFLSMGSGCHHRICHCSNRVFLCQESKVTEIPPDLPRNAVELRFVLTKLRVIPKGAFSGFGDLEKIEITQNDVLEVIEADVFSNLPKLHEIRIEKANNLLYINPEAFQNLPNLRYLLISNTGIKHLPAVHKIQSLQKVLLDVQDNINIHTVERNSFMGLSFESVILWLSKNGIQEIHNCAFNGTQLDELNLSDNNNLEELPNDVFQGASGPVILDISGTRIHSLPSYGLENLKKLRARSTYNLKKLPSLEKLVALMEASLTYPSHCCAFANWRRQISEFHPVCNKSILRQEFDDMTQARGQRVSLAEDDESSYGRGFDIMYSEFDYDLCNEVVDVTCSPKPDAFNPCEDIMGYNILRVLIWFISILAITGNIIVLVILITSQYKLTVPRFLMCNLAFADLCIGIYLLLIASVDIHTKSQYHNYAIDWQTGAGCGAAGFFTVFASELSVYTLTAITLERWHTITHAMQLDCKVQLRHAASVMVMGWIFAFVAALFPIFGISSYMKVSICLPMDIDSPLSQLYVMSLLVLNVLAFVVICGCYTHIYLTVRNPNIVSSSSDTKIAKRMAMLIFTDFLCMAPISFFAISASLKVPLITVSKAKILLVLFYPINSCANPFLYAIFTKNFRRDFFILLSKFGCYEMQAQIYRTETSSTAHNSHPRNGHCSSAPRVTNGSSYILVPLSHLAQN
- the FSHR gene encoding follicle-stimulating hormone receptor isoform X2, with the protein product MDLLLVSLLAFLSMGSGCHHRICHCSNRVFLCQESKVTEIPPDLPRNAVELRFVLTKLRVIPKGAFSGFGDLEKIEITQNDVLEVIEADVFSNLPKLHEIRIEKANNLLYINPEAFQNLPNLRYLLISNTGIKHLPAVHKIQSLQKVLLWLSKNGIQEIHNCAFNGTQLDELNLSDNNNLEELPNDVFQGASGPVILDISGTRIHSLPSYGLENLKKLRARSTYNLKKLPSLEKLVALMEASLTYPSHCCAFANWRRQISEFHPVCNKSILRQEFDDMTQARGQRVSLAEDDESSYGRGFDIMYSEFDYDLCNEVVDVTCSPKPDAFNPCEDIMGYNILRVLIWFISILAITGNIIVLVILITSQYKLTVPRFLMCNLAFADLCIGIYLLLIASVDIHTKSQYHNYAIDWQTGAGCGAAGFFTVFASELSVYTLTAITLERWHTITHAMQLDCKVQLRHAASVMVMGWIFAFVAALFPIFGISSYMKVSICLPMDIDSPLSQLYVMSLLVLNVLAFVVICGCYTHIYLTVRNPNIVSSSSDTKIAKRMAMLIFTDFLCMAPISFFAISASLKVPLITVSKAKILLVLFYPINSCANPFLYAIFTKNFRRDFFILLSKFGCYEMQAQIYRTETSSTAHNSHPRNGHCSSAPRVTNGSSYILVPLSHLAQN